One window from the genome of Ovis canadensis isolate MfBH-ARS-UI-01 breed Bighorn chromosome 21, ARS-UI_OviCan_v2, whole genome shotgun sequence encodes:
- the LOC138426754 gene encoding olfactory receptor 10D3-like has translation MRNHTPVTEFLLMGIPHTQGLEHTLFVFFLAFYLLTLVGNLLILLATLTSSNLHTPMYFFLGNLSVFDIFFPSVSSPKMMLYLLGQSRTISYQGCACQLFFYHLLGCTECFLYTVMAYDRFAAICHPLRYKAIMNPRVCAILTLSTWMGSSVHASVLTFLVFKLPYCGPKEVGNFFCDIPVVLPLACADTSLAQTVSFTNVGVVALLCFLLVLTSYTRIVISILRISSSEGRHRAFSTCSAHLTSVLLFYGPVVLIYLRPASSPWLDSMVQVLNNIVNPSLNPLIYSLRNKDVKLALRKALIQGVHICGV, from the coding sequence ATGAGGAATCACACTCCAGTAACCGAGTTCCTCCTCATGGGAATCCCTCACACACAGGGGCTGGAACACACGCTCTTTGTCTTCTTCCTCGCCTTCTACCTGCTCACTCTTGTGGGGAACCTGCTCATTCTCCTGGCCACCCTCACTTCTTCCAACCTGCACACCcccatgtatttcttcctggGCAACCTGTCAGTGTTTGACATCTTTTTCCCTTCCGTGAGTTCCCCCAAAATGATGCTCTACCTTCTGGGGCAAAGCCGGACCATCTCTTACCAGGGCTGCGCCTGCCAGCTCTTCTTTTATCACCTCCTGGGCTGCACTGAGTGTTTCCTGTACactgtgatggcctatgaccgctttgCCGCCATCTGTCACCCCTTGCGGTACAAGGCCATCATGAACCCCAGGGTGTGTGCCATCTTGACTCTGAGCACCTGGATGGGGAGCAGTGTGCATGCGTCTGTCCTCACATTTCTTGTGTTTAAGTTACCTTACTGTGGCCCCAAGGAGGTGGGCAATTTCTTCTGTGACATCCCGGTTGTGCTGCCCCTGGCCTGTGCAGACACCTCTCTAGCTCAAACAGTGAGTTTCACCAACGTAGGTGTTGTGGCACTCCTGTGTTTCCTTCTTGTCCTCACTTCTTATACTCGCATCGTTATCTCTATATTGAGAATCAGCTCCTCAGAAGGGAGGCACAGAGCCTTCTCCACCTGCAGTGCCCACCTGACTTCTGTCCTGCTCTTCTATGGACCCGTGGTCCTCATTTATCTCCGGCCTGCCTCCAGCCCTTGGCTGGATTCTATGGTTCAAGTGTTGAATAATATTGTTAACCCTTCCCTGAATCCTTTGATATACAGCTTGAGAAACAAGGATGTGAAGTTGGCTCTGAGAAAAGCGCTGATCCAGGGAGTACACATCTGTGGAGTGTAA